The Cryptomeria japonica chromosome 2, Sugi_1.0, whole genome shotgun sequence region TATAGATATTTGATTATCACACTAAAGTGGGGCAGGTTGTGTCTATGAAATTCCAAACTTAGAAAGCATGTACCAAATCCACACTAGCTTGTagttgaaaatgatagctccattATACTCAACTTCTATACTAGAATAAACAATAATAGTTTTTCTCTCATGGGACAAGTCACATGACCTAACCTAGGCTATTAAATGTAACTTGTGGCTGACTTATAATCATTTGGATCTCTTTACTATTTTATAGCATTAAACAATGGTTTTGTCACTAGGAGTAAGATTTCTTTTTATTTATCCCTTATAGGTGTAACTAGAATTCAACACTTTGTTGCTTAAATTGTATTTAATCCCTATAATTTGTAACACTTTTATGAAACTATGGAATTCATTTTATAGTCTACTAATAGCTATCATGGGATCTTAATGCAAAATAAATATTGTGTGGATGATTCTAGTACTAAATATTTACCACCAAAATATGATTCATAGATAGATTTCTCATAGTTGATAGATCTAGGAGATTGGGACATGTAGATTTCTTCTTACAAATTTTCACACAAGATGGAACTTTTGAAATCTATTTGATGGGATTGTGATCATTGTGTTGTAGATAAGGAGAGTACAAATTTGATGGAATTTATCTTTTCTACTAGATAATGAGTTTCAAGGTAATTAGCACCTTCAACCCATGAAAAACCCTTTAAGTCAATATTTTGTACATATTAATAGACCTATGTCTAGTACACATTCAGTTTAGTACACCTCCTTGTACCTTGCCAATTTTCTCCCTTTACATAGTGGAACAAAGTCTCGTATGttgtttttatttatataaaaaatatattttttataactaCTTTCTATTTAGGATTCCTAGAAGCTTTATAATAAGTACCATGATCTTGTGTTACTACCAAATTTGCAACACCGTACAAAAATTGTGATAATTTCATGCTTGGCTCACTATAATCCCTTGCCAATATGCCAATATCTATGAATTTTATGTAGATCCATTTAGGTTTATTTTGTAGTGGTTAAGGAAATgcattctaaatatttttttatagtgTCGGTGGAGgtattttttatcatttaaataatatttaaaactcATAATAAGAGTCATGTAAATCCCCTTATTCttcataaaaaaattatgaaattataTTTATCTTTGTTGAAATCAATGGAGGAGGAGGTCATGGTTGTGGTTCCTAGAACAAGAAGACAATATGCCTTCACATGTTTATACTAATTGACAAAGATTTAAGGTTAAAATTTCCTTTTCATTACTTTAGGTATATCATTTGAGACATGTTTaatagatgagttaattaaacaaatttaatcattttaatgtTGATATATTTGTTTCTTTTCTAAAATTCAAGGTTTAGTTACAAAGACAATTtcatattatttattataaatagTGGGATAGGTTTGCTAGAAGAGATATTTCGGCAATTTATGTTGGCAATCAATCAAATAGAATGTAAATCTTTGTAATTTTGGAAGTTGTCACATTTCTCCATACGCATTTCATTTATTACTTGCTATATGAGACTTTGAACTATATTATTGGAAAAAGATAAATACAATGGAGAATGATAAACTTTGGGTCATTAATTTTCTAAGTTATATACTCTTGTTATGTTGAATGTGTAATTGTTTGTCTTTCTAAATATTATCATTGTATTATTTTTCCCACATGTGGATGCCTAGAGTGAGAAAATTAATAAAATGAGTAGTGAAAAAAAGAGTGATCTTTGAGATTCTTCAAGTGGGCACTTGGAAGAGGAAATAGATGTCTCTTGGTATCcaatcatttattgcatttaatgtaatatTTATCTTTAACGTTTGGACATTTAAGGTCGAGCGAAAATATTAGAGCCAAAACCGATGTCCTTTCAAATTTGTTGGAGTTAATCCAAGGGTTGGGGTCATTTGGAATGAATCTCCTTCTTAGGATGCcttttttggtggttttggagctcttgtcaTATGTAAAAATTAGTGAGAAATAGTTGAATTTAGAATTACTCTACAAGAACAGGGACAAGTGgaaggcataaggaggttgttcatagGTGCATAGGTGCTTCCATGTTGGATGAAAAAGGATAATGGAAGTGAATATATGGTAATTATATGTATTGTTGATAATGCATACATGACATCTCTTCTTGGTGAATTTTTTTCTCGCAATGGTTTCTCCGTGTAAATCCTATGTTATGTGATATTCTTATGTTGGTGAATTGTGccttttgttttttatattattgtgattttattcattatttattgttgttataattTCACATAAGGTGGTGTCAATAAGCATGATATGAAGGCTAATTTTTAACATtataaagaagaaggatctaagcATGGTTTTTTCACATTAAGATAAGTTactttttagatttgcatatatTTCATATTTTCATGTTGTATTTTTATaagccttgtatctcatcctttgattaatTATTTGGATAGAGATTTATCCATAACCTTTGATATAAAAACCTATATATTTCTCAACATTTGGTAGCAGAGTTGAAGGTTTGACTAGTTCTAGGTATTCCACTAGATTTTTTATTTCTTCGCTTGCAAAGCTTATGGAAATATATTAGAAGGAATTAAAGGTTGTTGAAGGGTTGTGGGGATGCAACTAAGGTTTTATGAGTTAAATTTTTTGTGCATATCTATGAGATTGAAAACCATGGATATTGTCAATGTGATCTAATTGGGCATAGGAAACTAATTATTGCGGATCTTCATGGAGTTCTTGATGTTTTGGTAACTTGGACCTCTTATTTGATAATATGGTATATGCATCAATCTATGCTACAAAAATGGTGTCAAAAATCTTTTTTGTAAAATTGAATCTATTTGAACATTCCAAGTAAGGCGCTCGCcctatttggcacatgccaaatagagtcaataatttttttttaaaaatcatttttcatgtTTATTCTACTGCAAACCTACAACTTCAATGTTTTTTTTTCTCCTCCAACTTGCACTCGCCAAAGGAAGAAGGTGGATTTTTCCCTTGAAGTTGTCAGTTCTTGACCAAAATATTGCCACGACCTTGAGGAGGTCAAAGAGGtatgtttttatgatttattggtgttaattttttattaagttgTACATTAAACTaggtttttaaaataaaatttattataatttacaGGGAATGAGATTCAACCCCAAAATGTTGAAAAttctcaatcacctcctcatgaatgAAGACACTCTTCAAGAACAAGCACATCAAACACCTCATATAATTCCTAGACATCACATAAGAACACAAGAAAacatattaaatttttaaaaaaattaccaaaaaaaacTTGAGGAATTGATCACAAAGCTAAAAGATCCTAGTGGAACAAAATCTTACTAGACAAgccttggtaattctctataatcTATTGAATCTCATGTAGCATCAATGAGTGGGAAAACCAATTTTTGGTCCAATAAAATGgaagaacaataaaaaatttaTGACTAAAAAACATCATATGATAGAgtgaataaaagaaaaataataaatttaatttgtgTGCACTCTTCATAGATCCCCAAACCAATCAACCATTACACCTTGGATGTAGGAGGTTCCCTATCCATTTGTGCCACCACAAAGAGATTAAGAATCATTTTTgcaataggtggtggatggttttttatcAGCCTCCATGCAATAAgtatgaggtaccccaatactttttggggaaactctattgtgagtttgtcctcaacgAAATCCCAAACTATCTTGACTATCTAGATTTCCAAGTTAGAGGTGGGGGCTCCTCACATAATAGAGTGGGGAAATAGTGTGGCCCAAACCTAGAACTGAGACCATTGGCTACACCTATGTTGGAGCATGTAATTATTCCTCTCATTGTGAAGGAGAGTgtcaaggttgaaactacaaactctattagCTAGCTCACTTAGACCTTATACAATATGCCAGGCTTCTAGTAGAGGCTGATGTGGGAAATTATTCTAGGCCTCGAGTTCCACCTCACTTTTGTTGATCTTGTGggtctctttgcacttatgatcctaagaCTAGTGAGGATGCATATGCATGATAGGACTCTACTATAGACAATATTATCATGACTTAATATTTATTGAatgaaacatttgacattgataggtGAATTTCTACGAGTTAatttcattttgtttattaaattttattatgaaatataataaattaaataaattcgcAAATGATTATGACAAAAAATTAGGGTCAGGTTGTTCACAATACTTGCAGTCTTCCCACAACACCATTTTATACGATGCCATCGACTCCATAGGTATGTAACCAacaaagaaatataattattacatGTGAATAGTCTAACCTTATGTGAATTATTTTCTCATTACTCATTTTTTATTTAGTTTGATGCTCAAGCTTCAATATCGACACCTCGCAATGAAGGTCATGGGAAAACCTTTCACCTAGGTAACTAAGctatttattaatgttgtaaaataATTTATAGTTTTGATAATTGAACaacatttattgttttatttttagatGTTGGCATAAGATACTCCTAGTGTTCACACCATAATGGACCGTGGTGTTGCTATAGGAGTAGCCAGCTTAgttgctttttttttttaaaggtaagAGCTATCAACTATGGGGATAGCACCCtatattaataaaagaaaatagATACATACTTATGCCATCACATATCCAATACAAAAAACTCTTCAACTAAGGAGAGAGCATAGCTACAATTAGAACTTGACAACAAAAAACCCTGGAAAATACACCCCAAACTGCCCGAACACTAGTATCCTATTCCCTAATTTTGTCTAATAAAGTGAAGTATTTCCACCACTGCATCCCCTATGCTGAGGAGATTATCAATTGACCCCTCCGAAAGCCACTAATCATCTGAATCTAGGAGCCTCTTGAAATTGTTGAGGTTGTCGCTCAACACACCTACCTTGAAAGTGCACCAAGCCTCTCTCACGAACAGGGCCTTTCTTCTCTACTCTACTCTGTGAGCCATCTCTCCATCAACCTCCTCTTCCTCTCCATTGTCCAAGTCTGTCTCCTCTTCCATGTCCTCTCACAGCTCCTCTCCCTCATATGCTTCCTCCTCTTTTTCTCCTTCTGCATCTATTTCCTCATCTTCATCACCATCTGACTCCTCCTGCCCATTTCTCGATGATTCCTCCGTATTAGATGCGAAAGAAATGTTATTAGCAGGCTCAAAATACAACTTCAGGATGCTCTCCGTGACCCCTTCTCGTAATTCAAAAATTGCATCCACCACGGCATGGATGTTCATCGGGTTAACAAATCCTTGCATCAAACCGACACCTTCCACCCGTGACTCCAGGATATCCAATATGGGAGTGATTACTGCTCCATAAACAAGCCCATCACACCAATGACGATCTAAGTTCAAGGAACAATCCACCAAGGAGATAATTGCCCCACAGATTTCTTCCTCCAGCACGAACAAGTTGAGGCATTGTCGCTCTAGAGAGTTCCCACAGTTAACACAACTCAGACCCACAAAAGCCGGCATTTTGGATATCCAAACATAATACATCCATCTCTATCCCATTCCTCCTTAAATAGAATGCAAACTACTGGAAACATCCAAACTCCCATTCCAAATAAATATTATGGGATCCGCGCATTTCTCTCTTAACTGCCATCACATACTTCGATCTGCCAGAAGTATGACTAACTCGTACCTGTCACTGCTACTTTCTATAGACTGGGAATCACAAGGAGCCAAAACACAGTTCTAATTTCCCTTTTATCACTCAACTATGCCACCTATGTTCCAGTTCACAAGAGGCATTAACATCAATCAACGTCTAACCAACCCCCATACGAGTCAAATCTGGGATCTCATTTAGAATGGCTTCCAAAACTACTTTGTCTATAACCTCTTTGTTGAATATGATTGTACTAAGATCCTTATCAATCCCAACATTGGCCAAAAGATCAGCCACCTTATTTCCTTCCCTAAAAGTTTGTTTGAGTTCAAAAGAGTTAATAGATCCCAGAAGCTTATTAATATAAGGTATCCACTTACCTAGTTTCCAATTTTGAAAGCTAGATTTTGAAATATCGTTAACGATAATCTGTGAGTCTCCTTCAATAATGACTTTGTCATACCCTTTCTGAACACATAAGTCCAATCCAGCCACCACTGCCCTTATCTCTGCTTCATTATTTGTGGCAAATCCCGAACTCCCAAGCAAGCCTCCCATCAATTCTCCAGAGGAATCTCTAATGACTGCACGAATACCTGAAATCCTAGGATTCCCTCTGCTCGCTCCATCAAAATTCAGCTTCACCCAATCACATTATGGAGGAATCCATCTAACTAGATTCCTATTGGTTTTGGGAACTGGAGGGCACCCCTAACCCCAGTCCTTGAGCGACCAATTGCGTTCCATATCCCTGTCCCAACTGCAATACCTAAATTATTTAACTTTGGGGGGCTTGCCATTAATCACTTCTTCAATTGCCACATTGATTTTGAAAATCATCTCCTCCAATGAAAGACAAGATTCTCTGAATATCCTCCTGTTCCTCTCCTTCCAGATGTGCCAAACTAACAAAGAAGGGGTAATCAACCACAATCCACTCCACTTCAAATGGCCTACTATACGCCATGCAAGAAGGAAATCTTTAAGGAGCTCATTTTTAACCAAAAAGAACTACAATTTATCCACAAACCAAGCATGCATCCATGAAGGGACAATGAAAGAGTAAATGATTAGTTGTCTCTTCACTCCCTTTACACATAACACACCAACTCGGTCCTAAATTCCCAATATGCTTCAATCTATCACCAATCAAAATTTTGCCATGTAGTGAAATCCACATAAAGGCCCCAGCTTTAGGAAGACCAATGTTGTtccaacaaagataataaggccacTTACTTCCTCTCAATCTGTGACGTTGAATCTCGTACCCCAATTTCAGACTATACTTACCCGATTTGGAGGCACACCAAAATATGGTGTCCTCTTGTTCCGACTACAAGACACATCTATTTTTTAGAAGATCTGCCAAATTCAAACACAACATTCTCTCCAATATCAATAGCTTTCCACCCCAACACCCCACCATTACTCAAGCTGACATCAACATAATCTTTAACAAAAAGGTCAACCTTGCTTTCAACCTCTTTGACCCAATCCTATTCTGCAAATAAGTCACCAAGCACCTGCTCACCTTCCCATGAGTCGCTCCAGAACATAGCCATATGGCCATTGCCAATGCACCAAGAAATATGATCGGTAATGATGTTCCTGCAGTCCCACAAGAAATTCCAAGTCGAATAACCTCTAGCAGCATCGGCTATGGTAAGGATGAGATTCGGATTCTCCAAATCTAAATATTTCCTCCTTTAGAGTCTACACCATAACTTGTTCAGATGTTCATACATTTCCAAGTCAATTTCATCCCCAACGCAAGGTTTTGAAGTTCCATCTTCCTCAGCCCTGCTCCACCTTCTTCCTTGAGAAGGTACATGGTATCCTAGTTGATTAGGGGAATCTTCCTCTGATCTTTGGCACCTTCCCACAAATTTCTTGAGCAAACCATCCAACTTCCTCCTAGCCACATGTGACATCTTGAAACAGACAATATTGTAAATTGGAATAGCCAAGAGGACAACTCTGATCATAGTCAAATGTACAGCTTGTGAGAGCCATCTGTTCTTCCACTTATTAGACTTCAATTACCACGAATGAATCACAACTTCCCAGATATGAATCTGCTTGCAACTAGAGCTAATCCGAACCCCTAAGTATTTGATGGGGAACACCCCAATTTTAAACTCCAGGAAGTTTGCAATTTTGGTTTGAAGAGGTTTGTTGGTGTTGAAGAAGAAGACCTATGATTTTTCCATGTTCATCGCCTGTCCCGAAGCTTGAGTGTAAATATCCAAGACATTCTTGATTTCCTTCACTTTTTTCATGGAAGCTTCACCAAACAAAATCGTGTCATCTGCGAATTGTGAATGTGTGATGGCCTCGAAATCTTCATGCACCCGGATGCCTTTCCAATAACCTTCACTATTTCTCCTTTTGATGAAATTTCCCAACACCTCTGTCATTAGGACAAACAGAGAaggggaaagaggatccccttggcgCAACCCATTTTTGGCCTCAAAGAATCCACAAACTACTCCATTTACAATCATAGAAAAACTCACCGAAGAAATACaaaatttaatgcaatcaatccaaTCTTTAGGAAAGCCAAATTTATCAAGAACACAGACAAGGAAAGCCCAAACCACCATTTCGAAAGCTTTTGCAACATCAATTTTAATGGTCATACCTTTTTGTTTGCCTTTCTGCATGGAATGCAGCACCTCTGCTACCAAAATGATGTTGTCTACTAACTCTCTACTAGGTGTGAAGCCATTTTGGTTTTCATAAATTAAATTAGGCATGTTTTTCTTGAGTCTATTGGCCATAGATTTTGAAATTATTTTGTATATCATGTTGCACAATGAGATAGGCCTAAAATCGGCCATGGTTATACAATCTTCTTTCTTGGGAATCAACACAATCATGGTGTGGTTCAATTCTCTAACAAATTTATGTTTTttcttgaagtcttcaacaatCATCCAAATGTCTCTTCCCATGAACTCCCAGTAGTTTTGAAATAAATCTGCAGTCATCCCATCCAGACCAGGGGCTTTGTTTGGGTGTAATCCAAATGTCGCAGCCTTAACTTCTTCCATGGAGTAGGGAGCTACCGACAATTATGCATCCAAGCTGGAaatcaaattattattaatattcacATCGACAAGGTGCTCAAAATCAATTCCTCCCAAGTCAGCATTCCCTAGAACTCTTTGGAAATGATTAAGGCCAGTATATTGTATCTCCTCATCTAACATCTTCCAGTGACCATtctcatccttgatggtattgatctCATTATATTCTTCTGGCTTTTGAAGATGCATGAAAGAATTTGGTGTTAAGGTCACCCTCTGAAATCCATATCTCCCTAGACTTATCCCTCCAAAAaacttcttctcttctcaaaacttCATTGTACTCCTCCTTCAAATTAATTTCAAGCAGAAATTCCTCCTTATTCATCCCAGCAAACATCACTTTTTGGTTTAACGCTTCAAGTTCTTCCTCTATTctcaatttttctgaaaaaatGTTTTTGAAGTTTAATTTACTCCAGGCCTTAATCTTATGTTTTAATGATTGAAGCCTTTTAACAAATCTAAAACTAGGGGTGCCCACGAAAGTGTCTCCTTCTAGCCACCACACCTTGAGTTTTTCTTTAGAACACGGGTCACATGACCACATACTGAGGAATTTGAAGTAGCTCCTTTGTTTCTGAGTCTCCTTCCCAATTGATAAAGAAATTCGTAAATGATCAGAGCCACACTGGGGAATAATGCAATTGACCAACAACAAGTCCCATGTCAACCACCAATCTCTAGCAAAAATCCTATCCAATATTTCTGATATTTTAGAGAAGTTCAACCTTCTGTTAGTTCAGGTAAATTTACCATTTTTCAAAATAATATCAATAAGCTTATTGTGTTCAATGAATTCTCTGAATTCCTCCATTACTTTTGAGCATTTTTTGAGACCTCCTTATTTCTCATCCATATCTAGCAGAGCATTGAAATCTCCTGCTATGATAGCTTTATCCTTCTCAACTAGAGACACTTGCACTGTAATTTCTCTCCAGACCTTCAATTTGTCTTCGGTCTTCATCAAACCATATACATTAAAAAttggaaaataaaaatttgtaCCAATTCCTTTGATCTCACACGCCATCCAATTCTCATGGGAGGCAATGGGTACCACCTTGACATTTACTTGATTCCATACCACACCTAGGCCACCAGTAGTGTCAATTGCATCTTGAAATAGACCATCCCATTTAGAACAAGAATTAATGAACTGCCCAGTTTTATCTCCACCAAGCTTGGTCTCTTGTAAAAGTAACACATCAGGATTGTGAATACTCAAAAAATGCTTGACCAAGCATTTCTTGTCAGGGGCCGAtagacccctgacattccaggaTGTGATTTTCATCTCTTACCAAGGGAGATCCCTTCTCCCTTGGCTTTCTTCATAAAATCCAATACACTGATGATGCCTTTTtccctttctctctcctctcttttctGATGATTGCTCCTCCTACCTATAAAACCTTTGGCCTTCCCCAACAATGCATTAGCCGATAGACTGATATACCTTGGATCAATGTTTTCCAATTCATCTTCTTGAAACAAATCATCATCTGAacccttttcaaattcaaatttggtttCTGAAAGTCCTTTGCATGAAGGGGTGATTCTCGGGGTATTTGGGACCGCATCATTCTCCCTCCCTGCATTAATATTCAATCTTGAACATTCGCCATTATCACCTAGGACCATGATCAAATCTTCCTTTCTTGTTTCCTTCAAATTGCAAGAGGCTGATTTCAAATAAGTCGGAGGGTTCATCTCTTGGTTGTGTGTCTGACCAACATCATTGGATCTCTTCCCTTCTTGATCTATAACCGTTTTTAATGAGTTCTCTGACTTCCACCTCCAAAACTGGGTTGGCTTCCTGAGGACATTCCTAG contains the following coding sequences:
- the LOC131858991 gene encoding uncharacterized protein LOC131858991, whose product is MLLEVIRLGISCGTAGTSLPIIFLGALAMAIWLCSGATHGKLNFDGASRGNPRISGIRAVIRDSSGELMGGLLGSSGFATNNEAEIRAVVAGLDLCVQKGYDKVIIEGDSQIIVNDISKSSFQNWKLGKWIPYINKLLGSINSFELKQTFREGNKVADLLANVGIDKDLSTIIFNKEVIDKVVLEAILNEIPDLTRMGVG